A single Methanocorpusculum vombati DNA region contains:
- the speD gene encoding S-adenosylmethionine decarboxylase: MKQMVANGMTDSEVIAKFKEENCWGLCTSIDLKNCDPATIRDADKIHQFVLELADLIEMHRFGEPQIIHFGPCDRVAGYSMTQLIETSLLSAHFANDTNAAYIDIFSCKEYPPTVAAEFCKKFFGAKGMNTTVFFRTI, from the coding sequence ATGAAACAGATGGTAGCAAATGGCATGACCGATTCCGAGGTCATTGCAAAGTTTAAGGAAGAGAACTGCTGGGGCCTCTGTACCTCAATCGATCTCAAGAACTGTGACCCGGCAACGATTCGTGACGCAGACAAAATCCACCAGTTTGTACTGGAACTTGCAGATCTTATTGAGATGCACCGTTTCGGCGAACCCCAGATCATTCATTTCGGCCCCTGCGACCGCGTCGCCGGATATTCAATGACCCAGTTAATCGAAACCTCGCTTCTCTCCGCACACTTTGCAAACGACACCAACGCAGCATACATTGACATCTTCAGCTGCAAAGAATATCCGCCGACCGTCGCCGCAGAGTTCTGCAAAAAATTCTTCGGCGCAAAAGGCATGAATACCACCGTATTCTTCCGCACCATCTAA
- the gatC gene encoding Asp-tRNA(Asn)/Glu-tRNA(Gln) amidotransferase subunit GatC yields MVSENDVLHIAELADIGIATSELGKFTEQFNAILEYFDILDTLTADDELDRPLVNVFREDEVRPSLSQEEALANSHNPEDGYIRAPKVI; encoded by the coding sequence ATGGTCTCTGAAAACGATGTTCTCCATATCGCTGAACTTGCCGACATCGGTATTGCCACGTCCGAACTCGGCAAATTCACTGAACAGTTCAACGCAATTCTCGAATACTTCGATATCCTCGACACCTTGACCGCAGACGATGAACTGGATCGTCCGCTGGTCAACGTATTTCGCGAAGATGAGGTCAGACCCTCCCTTTCGCAGGAAGAAGCGCTTGCAAACTCCCATAACCCTGAAGACGGCTACATCCGCGCTCCCAAGGTGATCTAA
- the gatA gene encoding Asp-tRNA(Asn)/Glu-tRNA(Gln) amidotransferase subunit GatA: MSDAYNAFLSDIEIPSDASGPLAGIRVAVKDNISTKNIPTTCASKILLGYIPPYDAHAVELLKAAGATIAGKTNMDEFGMGTTTENSAFGPALNPRDTTRVTGGSSGGSAAAVAAGLVPMALGSDTGGSIRCPASYCGIVGLKPSYGRVSRYGLIAYANSFEQIGPMAANVTDTAKLFSVIAGGDRRDSTSVDKPYRFADLHADIKGKVIGVPREYFGEGVDADVAKTVETSIGRLEELGAVIREVSLPSMQYALAAYYVTCTCEASSNLDRFDGVRYGPEPEMNLPWHDAYTKVREAGFGPEVRRRILLGTFALSAGYYGKYYVKAQHAKQLIRRDFQRVLTGCDLLAGPTMPNVAPKLGEMTADPLRMYQTDILTVPVNIAGIPAVSLPCGTAHGMPVGLQLMGRMFGEEALLNAALAFEEVA, translated from the coding sequence ATGTCCGACGCATACAACGCATTCCTCTCTGACATCGAGATACCTTCCGACGCCAGCGGACCGCTTGCCGGCATCCGTGTCGCGGTCAAAGACAACATCTCCACCAAAAACATCCCCACCACCTGCGCCTCTAAAATCCTTCTCGGCTATATCCCGCCCTACGACGCACACGCTGTGGAACTGCTCAAAGCAGCAGGCGCTACCATCGCCGGCAAAACCAATATGGACGAGTTCGGTATGGGAACCACCACCGAAAACAGCGCGTTTGGTCCCGCCTTAAATCCGCGTGACACAACACGTGTCACCGGCGGTTCATCCGGCGGCTCTGCCGCCGCCGTTGCCGCAGGACTCGTCCCCATGGCGCTTGGTTCCGACACCGGCGGTTCGATTCGCTGTCCCGCATCCTACTGCGGTATTGTCGGTCTTAAGCCTTCTTACGGCCGGGTCAGCCGGTATGGTTTGATCGCCTACGCCAACTCCTTTGAACAGATCGGTCCCATGGCAGCAAACGTCACCGACACCGCAAAACTCTTCAGTGTCATCGCCGGCGGCGACCGTCGCGACTCAACTTCGGTTGACAAACCCTACCGTTTTGCCGACCTTCACGCCGACATCAAAGGAAAAGTCATCGGCGTGCCCAGGGAATACTTTGGAGAAGGCGTTGATGCGGATGTCGCAAAAACCGTTGAAACATCCATCGGCAGACTCGAAGAACTCGGCGCGGTCATCCGCGAGGTGTCCTTACCCTCCATGCAGTATGCGCTTGCCGCCTACTACGTCACCTGCACCTGCGAAGCAAGCTCCAACCTTGACCGCTTCGACGGCGTCAGATACGGTCCGGAACCGGAGATGAACCTCCCCTGGCACGACGCCTACACCAAAGTCCGCGAAGCAGGCTTCGGTCCCGAAGTCCGCCGGAGAATTCTCCTTGGAACCTTTGCCCTCTCCGCAGGATACTACGGTAAATACTACGTCAAGGCCCAGCACGCAAAACAGCTGATCCGCCGCGACTTCCAGCGGGTCCTCACCGGCTGTGACCTCCTTGCAGGTCCGACCATGCCCAACGTCGCCCCGAAACTCGGCGAAATGACCGCAGATCCTCTGCGGATGTATCAGACCGATATCCTCACCGTCCCGGTCAACATCGCCGGAATTCCGGCAGTCTCGCTCCCCTGCGGAACTGCACACGGCATGCCGGTCGGACTGCAGCTGATGGGAAGAATGTTCGGCGAAGAGGCACTCCTGAATGCCGCGCTTGCATTTGAGGAGGTGGCATAA
- the gatB gene encoding Asp-tRNA(Asn)/Glu-tRNA(Gln) amidotransferase subunit GatB: MADEEMKVIIGLEVHCQLDTASKLFCGCSADFRADAPNTHVCPVCLGLPGALPVLNKKAIEYALKVAKALNCTIPEEGEFCRKNYFYPDLVKAYQITMGDNPLALGGYIEIEDDAGNPKTVNLTRIHVEEDPGRLVHMGNKERGHYTLVDYNRSGIPLIEMVTEPELSSPKEARRLLNKLRATLEYLDVFDPEKEGSIRVDANISIKGHERVEIKNISSYKGVEKALTFEITRQKNLIRRGGIIVRETRHFQEGKGTTTSARSKETATDYRYFPEPDLPVIRVADWVKDIVLPELPDARRDRFMQQYGIAVNHARTLTGDLRLAEFYETVADVGAALAASWIADILIGELNYRDMSLSAVAAHTPEFKDLIVLVRDKKITDKAGVEVLRVWLDDLHAGEKKETPAQIVERLGLARESGESFRGIVEHILAANPQAVADHKAGKKGALNFIVGQVMKETKGKSDPREIHAMIAELVGE; the protein is encoded by the coding sequence ATGGCCGACGAAGAGATGAAGGTCATCATCGGTCTGGAAGTTCACTGCCAGCTGGATACCGCATCGAAGTTATTCTGCGGCTGCTCCGCAGACTTCCGTGCCGACGCCCCGAACACCCACGTATGTCCGGTCTGTCTCGGACTGCCGGGTGCCCTGCCGGTCTTAAACAAAAAGGCCATTGAGTATGCACTCAAAGTCGCAAAGGCGCTCAACTGCACCATCCCCGAGGAAGGTGAGTTCTGCCGGAAGAACTACTTCTACCCTGACCTCGTCAAAGCCTACCAGATCACCATGGGAGACAACCCGCTTGCCCTCGGCGGCTACATCGAGATCGAAGACGACGCAGGCAACCCGAAGACCGTCAACCTGACCCGTATCCATGTCGAGGAAGACCCCGGAAGACTTGTTCACATGGGCAACAAGGAACGCGGGCACTACACCCTTGTTGACTATAACAGATCCGGTATCCCCTTAATCGAAATGGTCACCGAGCCGGAGCTTTCCTCCCCCAAAGAAGCCCGCCGCCTCTTAAACAAACTGCGGGCAACCCTTGAATACCTCGATGTATTCGATCCCGAAAAGGAAGGTTCCATCCGTGTGGATGCAAACATCTCCATCAAAGGTCATGAGCGGGTCGAGATCAAAAACATCTCCTCCTACAAAGGTGTCGAAAAGGCACTGACCTTTGAGATCACCCGGCAGAAGAACCTCATCCGCCGCGGAGGAATCATCGTGCGCGAGACCCGCCACTTCCAGGAAGGAAAGGGAACCACCACCAGCGCACGGTCCAAGGAAACCGCAACCGACTACCGCTACTTCCCTGAACCGGATCTGCCGGTCATCCGTGTTGCGGATTGGGTCAAAGATATTGTCCTTCCCGAACTGCCGGATGCACGGCGCGACCGGTTTATGCAGCAGTACGGCATCGCCGTCAACCATGCAAGAACGCTTACCGGCGACCTCCGGCTTGCCGAGTTCTACGAAACCGTTGCGGACGTTGGTGCAGCCCTCGCCGCATCCTGGATTGCCGACATCCTGATTGGTGAACTCAACTACCGCGACATGAGCCTGAGCGCAGTTGCTGCCCATACACCGGAGTTCAAAGACCTCATCGTACTCGTCCGCGACAAAAAGATCACCGACAAGGCAGGAGTCGAAGTCCTCCGTGTCTGGCTTGACGACCTCCATGCAGGAGAAAAGAAGGAAACCCCGGCACAGATCGTCGAACGACTCGGTCTTGCCCGCGAGTCCGGCGAGTCCTTCCGCGGCATCGTCGAACATATCTTAGCTGCCAACCCGCAGGCGGTCGCCGACCACAAAGCCGGAAAGAAAGGTGCTCTTAACTTCATCGTCGGACAGGTCATGAAGGAAACCAAAGGCAAATCCGACCCGCGTGAAATCCACGCCATGATTGCAGAGCTTGTAGGGGAGTAA
- a CDS encoding DNA topoisomerase I — protein MHLIIAEKNIVAERIAAFLAGKQKVHTKRDGAATEYTFGDTVVMGLRGHVVELDFTKGYSNWRSEEHPPRSLINADIEKHPTEKKIVALMQKHAKKADRITIATDYDTEGELIGMEAYELVRAVNQKVTVDRARFSAITKDEITKAIADAQEIDFNLAAAGETRQVIDLVWGASLTRFLSIAAHRGADSILSVGRVQSPTLAMIVDREKEIEAFVPEKYWMLTLTAKIAGEEVSARHVHGRFTVKEEADAALAGTRDPVTVREVITGKKTDKAPTPLDTTALIVGAGRLGLSAASAMNKAEDLYMRGFISYPRTDNTAYPKSLNLRQHLKMFAGGEFERDANHVLANMRAVPTRGKKETTDHPPIYPTSKGTRAEIGDDATWKLYEFIVRRFFATLSPDAEWKTLKVNLTADTEPYTITGGRLIVPGWRTVYPYSKAEEAILPEFAVGDRLTLTDKNCEEKETQPPARYSQSRLIQRMEELGLGTKSTRHEVISKLIGRKYIEGNPMKPTIVGRAVTESLEKFADTITAPTMTKTLEESMENIAAGTKTMNAVLTESKTMLSSIFDDLEENKEAIGQDLMDRTREEQTVGQCPVCGAPLRIRRAGNSQFIGCSGYPKCTFNTSLPPATWGNAVKMNEVCPIHQLNHVQLLRKGAPAWKIGCPLCSHIKTNAEAFKMLPGMTDAGIERLNSVHIYAISELAGISADDLMFRLNTSRDEADKMIQDAETVLGLLRKRTELKKFISSHVAPRRGRGHSKVSAAFIGKGIVDIASLAGAKKSDVMAAGLSEAETDTLLTEAKRVVNIATMKQYGVPAITLKKYVAAGYEDPKAFVAAHPAGLSLATGASVTTVCKHQKMVAEQIGAEPPKSLSKAAFDDGIASLTPLEIEPEHLTALAFAGVYSCTLLKGAAVQTLSRQTGIDREQLTEYKNKAKKVCGK, from the coding sequence ATGCATCTTATCATCGCCGAAAAGAACATCGTCGCAGAACGCATCGCAGCATTTCTGGCAGGAAAACAGAAAGTGCACACCAAACGCGACGGCGCGGCAACCGAGTACACTTTTGGCGATACGGTGGTAATGGGTCTTCGCGGCCATGTGGTTGAACTTGACTTTACCAAAGGTTACAGCAACTGGCGAAGCGAAGAACACCCGCCGCGTTCCCTCATCAATGCCGATATCGAAAAGCATCCGACCGAAAAGAAGATCGTCGCTCTCATGCAGAAGCATGCGAAAAAAGCCGACCGCATTACTATCGCAACCGATTACGATACCGAAGGAGAACTCATCGGCATGGAAGCCTATGAGCTAGTCCGTGCCGTCAACCAGAAGGTGACGGTTGACCGTGCCCGGTTCTCGGCAATTACCAAAGATGAGATCACCAAAGCAATCGCCGATGCACAAGAGATCGACTTCAATCTTGCCGCAGCCGGTGAGACCCGGCAGGTCATCGATCTTGTCTGGGGAGCATCCTTAACCCGGTTCCTCTCCATCGCTGCCCACCGTGGTGCAGACAGTATTCTTTCCGTCGGCCGCGTGCAGAGCCCGACGCTCGCCATGATTGTTGATCGCGAAAAGGAGATAGAAGCCTTTGTTCCGGAAAAGTACTGGATGCTTACCCTCACCGCGAAGATTGCGGGTGAGGAGGTATCCGCCCGCCACGTCCACGGCCGGTTCACCGTGAAGGAAGAGGCTGACGCAGCCCTTGCCGGAACACGCGATCCGGTCACGGTGCGGGAAGTCATTACCGGCAAAAAGACCGACAAAGCCCCGACCCCGCTGGACACCACCGCCTTAATCGTCGGTGCGGGACGGCTTGGTCTCTCCGCCGCATCCGCGATGAACAAGGCAGAGGATCTCTACATGCGGGGATTCATCTCCTATCCCCGTACCGACAACACCGCGTATCCCAAAAGTCTCAATCTCCGCCAGCATCTCAAAATGTTTGCCGGCGGCGAGTTTGAACGCGATGCAAATCATGTGCTGGCAAACATGCGGGCAGTCCCAACCCGCGGCAAGAAGGAAACCACCGACCACCCGCCAATCTACCCGACCTCCAAAGGCACCCGTGCCGAGATCGGCGACGACGCCACATGGAAACTGTATGAGTTCATCGTCCGCCGGTTTTTTGCCACGCTTTCCCCCGACGCCGAGTGGAAGACGCTCAAGGTCAATCTGACCGCGGATACTGAGCCTTATACCATCACCGGCGGACGGCTGATTGTTCCCGGCTGGCGTACGGTGTACCCCTACAGCAAAGCCGAAGAAGCCATCCTGCCGGAGTTTGCGGTTGGTGACCGGCTCACCCTTACCGATAAAAACTGTGAGGAAAAAGAGACCCAGCCTCCGGCCCGCTACTCGCAGAGCAGACTCATCCAGAGAATGGAAGAGCTGGGTCTCGGCACCAAAAGTACGCGGCATGAGGTCATCAGCAAACTTATCGGCAGAAAGTACATCGAAGGAAACCCGATGAAGCCGACCATTGTCGGCCGTGCGGTTACTGAGTCACTGGAAAAGTTTGCGGATACCATCACCGCCCCCACGATGACCAAGACCCTCGAAGAGTCAATGGAGAACATCGCCGCGGGGACCAAGACCATGAACGCGGTGCTGACCGAGTCGAAGACCATGCTCTCCTCCATCTTCGATGATCTGGAGGAGAACAAGGAAGCGATCGGTCAGGACCTCATGGACCGCACGCGGGAGGAGCAGACGGTCGGTCAGTGTCCGGTCTGCGGTGCACCGCTCCGGATCCGGCGTGCCGGAAACTCCCAGTTCATCGGCTGTTCCGGCTACCCGAAGTGTACCTTCAATACCAGCCTTCCGCCGGCGACCTGGGGCAATGCAGTTAAAATGAATGAGGTCTGTCCCATCCATCAGCTCAACCATGTTCAGCTGCTCCGCAAAGGTGCTCCGGCCTGGAAGATCGGCTGTCCCCTTTGTTCCCACATCAAAACAAACGCCGAGGCGTTTAAGATGCTGCCCGGCATGACCGATGCAGGGATTGAGAGGCTGAACAGTGTCCACATCTATGCAATCTCCGAACTTGCCGGAATCTCCGCAGATGATCTGATGTTCCGGCTCAATACATCCCGGGATGAAGCGGATAAAATGATTCAGGATGCGGAAACGGTTCTGGGGCTGCTTCGCAAGAGAACCGAACTCAAGAAGTTCATCTCCTCGCATGTCGCGCCCCGCCGCGGACGCGGCCACTCCAAGGTCAGTGCCGCCTTCATCGGCAAGGGAATCGTGGACATTGCAAGTCTTGCCGGTGCAAAAAAGAGTGATGTGATGGCGGCCGGCCTCTCCGAGGCAGAGACCGACACGCTTCTTACGGAGGCAAAGCGCGTCGTCAATATCGCCACGATGAAACAGTACGGGGTGCCGGCCATTACCCTCAAGAAGTATGTTGCCGCCGGATATGAAGATCCGAAGGCCTTTGTTGCGGCGCACCCCGCAGGTCTTTCCCTTGCGACCGGTGCGTCGGTGACAACCGTCTGTAAGCATCAGAAGATGGTGGCAGAACAGATCGGTGCCGAGCCGCCGAAATCACTCAGCAAGGCAGCGTTTGATGACGGTATTGCAAGTCTGACACCGCTTGAGATTGAGCCGGAGCACCTGACCGCTCTTGCGTTTGCAGGAGTGTACAGCTGTACGCTTCTGAAGGGTGCTGCGGTTCAGACACTGTCGCGCCAGACCGGTATCGACAGGGAACAGCTGACCGAATACAAGAACAAAGCCAAAAAGGTGTGTGGAAAATGA
- a CDS encoding phosphoglycerol geranylgeranyltransferase, whose protein sequence is MTNWKEWRHITKLDPDKVLGDGAIAEIAASGTDVLMLSGTLDVTPEKLADLYDQVRDSGLPVVVEPADPTGARFEGMDLVFVPTVFNAAHPMFVTGLHKEWVQHFPIVWDKVIGEAYVVLNPASSVGKLTHAKCDLTPEEVAAYAVVAEKYYRMPVFYIEYSGTYGDPAVTKAVSEAVDDIQIFYGGGINNAEKAAEMGQYADAIVVGNAVYDAGPAILKETVKAVRR, encoded by the coding sequence ATGACGAACTGGAAAGAATGGAGACATATTACCAAACTCGATCCTGATAAGGTTCTGGGTGACGGTGCAATTGCAGAGATTGCAGCAAGCGGAACGGATGTTCTGATGCTGTCGGGAACACTGGATGTGACGCCGGAGAAACTTGCAGACCTCTACGATCAGGTACGCGACTCCGGTCTGCCGGTGGTTGTGGAACCGGCAGATCCGACCGGTGCACGGTTCGAGGGGATGGACCTGGTGTTTGTGCCGACGGTTTTTAATGCGGCCCACCCGATGTTTGTTACGGGTCTTCACAAGGAGTGGGTGCAGCACTTCCCGATTGTCTGGGACAAGGTAATCGGGGAGGCGTATGTGGTACTGAACCCTGCTTCGTCGGTCGGGAAACTGACGCATGCGAAGTGTGATCTCACTCCTGAGGAGGTCGCAGCCTATGCGGTTGTTGCGGAGAAGTACTACCGCATGCCGGTCTTCTACATTGAGTACAGCGGAACCTACGGAGATCCTGCGGTCACAAAGGCAGTCAGCGAGGCGGTGGACGATATTCAGATCTTCTACGGCGGAGGCATCAACAATGCCGAGAAGGCTGCGGAGATGGGACAGTATGCGGATGCGATTGTCGTGGGAAATGCGGTGTACGATGCAGGCCCTGCAATTCTCAAAGAGACGGTGAAGGCGGTCAGACGGTAA
- a CDS encoding RNA methyltransferase, which yields MPQIDIVLVEPLYEGNIGFAARVMKNFGFHNMVLVNPPKMTVEATARASHAKDVLEAAEVVTLDEVFARSNLAVATTGGLSKSVSNPMRMPYYSPAELREMIHDVDGRISILFGRENWGLNNEEIRRCDIVATIPTSPEYPIMNISHAIGVVCYELAHLPRGEYMLASRVEMDALYAHFERFLEGIGHPVEKRETTILLAKRVLGRTNLTVREASTIHGILRRTEWHLKHPGVAYDDKGREYWDGEE from the coding sequence ATGCCGCAGATCGATATCGTACTCGTTGAGCCGCTGTATGAGGGCAACATCGGGTTTGCCGCCCGGGTTATGAAGAACTTCGGGTTTCATAATATGGTTCTGGTCAACCCGCCGAAGATGACGGTGGAGGCAACCGCACGGGCGTCGCATGCGAAGGATGTTCTTGAGGCGGCGGAGGTTGTAACGCTTGATGAGGTGTTCGCCCGCAGCAATCTTGCGGTTGCAACGACCGGCGGTCTGTCGAAGTCGGTGTCAAACCCGATGCGGATGCCCTACTACTCACCGGCGGAGCTGCGGGAAATGATTCATGATGTGGACGGCCGTATCTCGATTCTGTTCGGGAGGGAGAACTGGGGCTTAAACAACGAGGAAATCCGCCGCTGCGATATTGTGGCAACGATTCCGACCTCACCCGAGTATCCGATTATGAACATCTCGCATGCGATCGGGGTGGTCTGCTATGAGCTTGCGCATCTGCCCCGGGGTGAGTATATGCTTGCCAGCCGGGTCGAGATGGATGCACTTTACGCGCACTTCGAGCGGTTCCTGGAAGGGATCGGTCATCCGGTGGAGAAGCGGGAGACCACGATTCTCCTTGCAAAGCGGGTTCTCGGGAGAACGAACCTGACGGTCCGCGAGGCGAGTACCATTCACGGGATTCTCCGCCGTACCGAGTGGCATCTGAAGCATCCGGGCGTGGCCTACGATGATAAGGGCCGCGAGTACTGGGACGGGGAAGAGTAA
- a CDS encoding sugar phosphate isomerase/epimerase family protein, with amino-acid sequence MRRFGVSTNCLMAEPLADALMRLSEICDLVEIQCDAQHSLFGYEDACREFDLRYTIHAPTGDGNIASAFEPMRRASIAVIRETAEAGDRIGAETLVIHPGFCLYPDEWDASTAAMLRSFAELGEMQEEFSIRFAVENLGSWDCCRFQAPDLLTCIRECGLSFVLDVGHANLTGTLKAFLTKRPDHLHLHDNCGVWDEHAACGSGTIDFAPVLAAAGSATMIVEVMRFEDVERSLSFLDGLQMNGCAMTNNNSQ; translated from the coding sequence ATGAGGCGGTTTGGTGTTTCGACGAACTGTCTGATGGCAGAGCCGCTTGCGGATGCTCTGATGCGGCTTTCGGAGATATGTGATCTGGTGGAAATTCAGTGCGATGCACAGCACTCGCTGTTTGGGTATGAGGATGCCTGCAGGGAGTTTGATCTGCGGTACACGATTCATGCACCGACGGGAGACGGAAATATTGCATCTGCATTTGAGCCGATGCGGCGGGCAAGTATTGCGGTGATCCGCGAGACTGCGGAAGCCGGAGATCGGATCGGTGCGGAGACACTGGTGATTCATCCGGGGTTTTGTCTGTATCCGGACGAGTGGGATGCATCAACTGCGGCAATGCTGCGGAGTTTTGCAGAGCTCGGGGAGATGCAGGAGGAGTTTTCCATCCGGTTTGCGGTGGAAAATCTCGGGAGCTGGGACTGCTGCAGGTTTCAGGCACCGGATCTTCTTACATGTATCCGGGAGTGCGGTCTGTCGTTTGTGCTGGATGTGGGGCATGCAAATCTGACGGGGACACTTAAAGCGTTTCTTACCAAGCGGCCGGATCATCTGCATCTGCACGATAACTGCGGGGTGTGGGATGAGCATGCGGCGTGCGGATCGGGAACGATTGATTTTGCTCCAGTACTTGCGGCGGCGGGGTCTGCAACGATGATTGTGGAGGTTATGCGGTTTGAGGACGTGGAGCGGAGTCTTTCGTTTCTGGACGGGTTGCAGATGAACGGATGTGCGATGACGAACAACAACAGTCAATAA